A region from the Streptomyces tsukubensis genome encodes:
- a CDS encoding LOG family protein gives MRICVFLSAADLDERYTRPAREFAELLGKGGHTLVWGGSESGLMKVVADGVQETGGRLVGVSVDFLAATARAGADEMVIARDLAERKALLLAKADAVVVMVGGTGTLDEATEILELKKHGRQNKPVVLLNTAGFYDGLKTQFHRMEAEGFLPVPLADLVFFAEEPVSALAYLEEALGH, from the coding sequence ATGAGAATCTGCGTCTTCCTCTCCGCGGCCGATCTCGACGAGCGGTACACGCGTCCGGCCCGCGAGTTCGCCGAACTGCTCGGCAAGGGGGGCCACACCCTGGTGTGGGGCGGTTCCGAGAGCGGACTGATGAAGGTCGTCGCCGACGGTGTCCAGGAGACGGGCGGACGGCTCGTCGGGGTCTCGGTCGACTTCCTCGCCGCCACCGCGCGGGCCGGTGCCGATGAGATGGTGATCGCCCGGGATCTGGCCGAGCGGAAGGCGCTGCTGCTGGCGAAGGCCGACGCCGTGGTGGTCATGGTGGGCGGTACCGGAACCCTCGACGAGGCGACGGAGATTCTGGAGCTGAAGAAGCACGGCCGTCAGAACAAGCCGGTGGTGCTGCTGAACACCGCGGGCTTCTACGACGGGCTGAAGACCCAGTTCCACCGCATGGAGGCGGAGGGTTTCCTTCCGGTGCCCCTTGCCGATCTGGTGTTCTTCGCCGAGGAGCCGGTCTCCGCGCTCGCGTACCTGGAAGAGGCACTCGGCCACTGA
- a CDS encoding SDR family oxidoreductase, protein MTVMTTHLITGAGSGIGAAVAQRLHDRGDELVLLARDAGRAREIAARYPGARTLVADLSDPDRISWALSHQEVPDRIDTLLHIAGVVDLGPVGELTPKAWHHQLNTNLIAPAELTRQFLPQLRITQGHVVFVNSGAGLNAHAEWGAYAASKHGLKALADSLRAEEHGNGVRVTSVYPGRTSSPMQAKVHSQEGREYDPDRWIAPESVATTVLTAIDLPRDAEINDLTVRPGR, encoded by the coding sequence ATGACCGTCATGACCACGCACCTGATCACCGGGGCCGGCTCGGGCATCGGCGCCGCCGTCGCCCAGCGGCTCCACGACCGCGGCGACGAACTCGTCCTGCTGGCCCGCGACGCCGGGCGCGCCCGCGAGATCGCGGCCCGCTACCCCGGCGCCCGCACCCTTGTGGCCGATCTCTCCGACCCCGACCGCATCTCCTGGGCCCTGTCGCACCAGGAGGTGCCGGACCGGATCGACACCCTGCTGCATATCGCGGGCGTCGTCGACCTCGGCCCCGTCGGAGAACTCACCCCCAAGGCCTGGCACCACCAGCTCAACACCAATCTGATCGCCCCGGCCGAACTGACCAGGCAGTTCCTGCCGCAACTGCGCATCACGCAGGGGCACGTCGTCTTCGTGAACTCCGGCGCCGGGCTCAACGCGCACGCCGAGTGGGGCGCGTACGCCGCCTCCAAGCACGGACTGAAGGCCCTTGCCGACTCGCTGCGCGCCGAGGAGCACGGCAACGGCGTCCGGGTGACCTCCGTCTACCCCGGCCGCACCAGCAGCCCCATGCAGGCGAAGGTCCACTCCCAGGAGGGGCGGGAGTACGACCCCGACCGCTGGATCGCCCCGGAGTCGGTGGCCACCACGGTCCTGACCGCGATCGACCTGCCCCGGGACGCCGAGATCAACGATCT